In Fusarium falciforme chromosome 13, complete sequence, the genomic stretch TTTTGGGTCGACCACGACGTCTCGGGACTGATTGAGACATTGTCTCGCTTGATCTTAACCCATGATCGCTCCAAAAAAGGGGTTCATAATACTAAGAGACGCGGAATGCGTACCCCGGCCAGACTTGCAGATTACATAACTGaggaaaaagcaaaaaaCCACGGCTTCCTTTCAGGATGCCTGCATTTAATAGCATTCGGCATTGTGTTTTACCTTTGTGCATTCTCGCTTAAAGTCGTTGAGTATAGAGTTTCTTTCCTCTTTCCTTCGAGTTTCCTTCCATGGAACGGGCAGTCTTAGAAACGTATTGTGCTAACCCGGTCATCATATCCGGAATcaaccgtcgtcgtcgttgtgaTAACCCCAAGCATCAACCTAGCCACCCATCAGAAAACACCTTCACCATAGGTTCTACGAAAAATGCTACTCCTAGGAGCTTCACAGCTTAGCGGAGACACTCCCCGCGCAAGATAATCCTAGGAGTCTATTCTTCCGTAATTTGACTTGGGACCTGATGGTAAAGTTTTGACCAGCTGTAGGGTAGCAGTGACGTCCCGGAGGGGGTTAAAATTGCAGTGAAATAGAAAAATAGAATGAACGGTTCTGCATATGAAATGTATGAAATGTGGAATGGCTCCGACTCGTCGACAATAGCTGCTTAGCTGCTAAGTTCCTCTGTCTCGGCGCTATACCCAATTGAATTAATCGTGAGCCAAGACTTTTAAAGTGGAACCGCGCCATACCCAATTGAATTAATCGTGAGCCAAGACTTTAATATGGGCCATCCTCCCATCCAACCTATTTCCTCTCCCTATTCTTTAAAATTCCATAACTAATTCTATAAAATAGGTAGCTAACCCGGGAAACATTTCATCATCATAAAATAATTCTCTTTAAATATTGATGCTAGCTTGGTACCATTTTCTAAGAAAAATGTACCCCGAACTACCGCGTGAACCCTAACCCCTATATTCCCATATAAGACCCCACCTTTGGCCACCACCCCCCTTTGGCCAGTGGAAAttgcctcaacaccaaaattCACACATCACGTAAATCAGCTATTTCTCAACGAAAAATAATGCAATTAATTCAGTTGAACCTGGAATACACTCTGTAGACCTTGCTCTTTCCTCTCTGCTGCTTTGATGGAATTCTCTTGTAATTTGGGCGCCTCACGGTCGCGGTATTTCGTAGGTGCTTTCGCCGCCTCATAATGAGCGTACGCAATTTCCTCGATGCGCGCAAACCTCTCGTTAGGGTCATAATCAACGGCCTTCTTGCCGGTGGGCTTCTGCGACTCTAGCTTGTCCTCTAGGAAGTCAATTCTCTGCTTCTGGCTGGCGATAATGCTATTTAAATGAGTGATTTGCTTGGCGTTCTGGTTGATCAGATGTCGGGCTTCACGTTTGACACCGCCATCGCTATTCCGGGCCTGATCCAGCCGTCTTTTGACATCCCTCTCGTTCTTTGGCGTACGGAGATTATCGCGAGCTAGCGACTTCTgcttttttggtgttgatggtgtcAAATCCGGCGGGGGAGGGCGCTTGGTATTGACAGCCTGCTTCATCGGCTTCTCAACGTCGACAGGATAAATTCCTGAGCCCCGGAATGAGTGTCGGATATTCCTCTCGTTCAGGGCTTTCTTTCGAGCTATCTCATAAGAGTGTATGAAGCGTCGTTTTTGAATGGGAGACCTGGCTGCGAAGGTGGCGTACTTCTCAGTCTCCTGGTGAAAAAATCGCTTAAGAACCGCAAAGACACCAACGTCGAGAGGTTGTGTGGCATGAGATGAGTGTGGCGGCAAGTAGAGAAGCTGTACCTTATTTAACCAAGCCAGGAACATTATCTCTACCGTCACATGAGAGCTGTGGCCGTCGAGAATAAGGAGTCGCCATTTCCCGGGAGCAGGCTCTGTTTCCGGCAGAAACACCTCGACGAACCATTTCCTGAAGATCAGGCTATTTGACCAGCCCGTAGGTGTGCAGTCGTACTTCCAATCTGGCCACGGAGGGTTAAACCACTGGCCCTGAAGGTTCTGACCGGTGAAAATCACCACCGGCGTCGTACTGGTGCCACAAGCTGAAATACACTCGATTATCGAGACCCAGGTACGAGAATCGCTCTTTGAGACGGTTGAGAAGGATGTAAAGGAGGTCCCTACAACCCTTCCAGCCTCAGTCTCCCCTTCAGCAACTCCATGTTCGTCGACATTGTGCAAGGTAGTCCAGTCGATATCTTTATCCTCAATCTGGTGCTCTAGGAGTCGAAAAAGGCGCTGTAACTGCTCCTCTGTAGTCTCATTCGCTCGTACGGCGTCTGTAGATCGTGGTGACTTCATTTTGATATCCTTATGGCGCGCAATAAAGCGGTTGACCCAGTTATGGCCGACGTGTTCGTCTCGTCCATCGTGCTTGAGTATGAGGTCCGCAAACTTGCGTATATTTGCCTTTCTTTGGCCGCGGCCAGCAGCTTCTTCGTTCAGAATCCAACTGACTAAATTCTTCTCTTGGTCCGGATTCAACTTTTGAGCCGGAATTTGAGCATCGCGAGCGTTGGTGCCGCCTTTTTTGCGGTTGCGAAGACTCCCGCGTGAGATGGCGTGCGTAGAAGCAACTTGCACGAGCGGAGCGTGTTTGAGGTCTTTGAGAGCGCAAGAAATTCGATATTCACGCTCTTTGTCCATTTCCGATTATCGTGATATATTTTTGAGCTTCATATGATATAAAATGACAATTCTGTGGCCGACTCAATTATTCGCATTGCCAAGCATGAAGTCTATGATGATGTGGCTAAAGGGGGGTGATGGCCAAAGGTGGGGTCCCTACGTTAGATTAGCCGCTCCACACTTCCGAAAATGGATGGATTTTGTCCGCGAAATTCGTGATTGGCTGAATCCTAGCCCCACTCTTCCGAAAACGGCCACATTTTGTCCGCTAAATTCTGATTGGTCACCAGACGGcagagcgacgacgaggttggCAACTTGGAAATGCAATAATGCCACAATAAGAGCAGAAGTAAAGGTAAAAATAGCTTTCCCGATATTACAAGATCTCATTAAGTAGATTTGAGGCCCGGTGAATGGTTTTTACTAACTTCCTGCCTCTAGGCATAGTCGGGTTTTCTCTAATTGTTATGGGATTGCCATTGGAATCAGACCTGTTTTCGCCATGCAGCTGGGTTAGGTAATTTGATGAAATACAACAAGACGCGACGCGTGCACGGACGACCCAGCAACGTGCACAGACCAGTTTCTGTGTAATTGATCGAATTACCAGCACGACTGCGTACAGTAGGATGGTAAAGAGCATCACCCAAGATGCGGCTTTTGCCCATTGCGTAGTTCTTGAATGCTGCGATTTCAGGACCTTTAGAAACACCACTAATCACTATCCAGAACAGCTAGGTAGGGAAGGGTATATCGCGCTCGTATCTCTACTCTCCACCAGTTTTCTTTGCCTCGTTGGCCGCCTCGGCTGCGACTATAAAGTCCTCAACCAACGTGTCAGTGTCTTCGAGCCCAACCGAAATCCTGATCTGCGTTGGCTTCAAGCCAAACTGGGCCGCCCAATCCAGTCTCCTTTGGTAAGCACATAGAGTATAAGCAAACGCCAAGGTGAAAGGTGCACCCAGGTGCACGCTCTTGTGTACATTCAGGTTCTCATAAAAGACCTTGGTCGTGTCAATGTTGTCCAACTCAATACTGAAAACACAGCCGTATCCAGGCGTGAAATCAGGTGTTTCAGGGCGCATGAAGCGTTTGTAATTTGCTCCAGAAGGGTTGACTGAAGGGTAGTGGACTTGGCGAACTGCACTGTTTGGATCTTTGGCCTGAGCGCATAGATACTCGACAACGGCACAGGCGTTGCTGTTTAGCTTTGCCGTGCGAGCCAAGTAGTCGCGACTGTTTCGCTCAATGGCCTGCGCATCGTCGATGTAAAACTCTGGCACATAATGCGCATCGAACATCGGCTTAAGCTCCTGGTATTTGGGAGAGGCAGGGTTGAGAATGGCCGTCCCTCCGATAGCGTCGGCGTAGCCGTTGAAAGACTTGGTGATGGACGTTACCAGTATATCCGCCATCGAGATGACGTCAATGTTGGCCCAGCTCCCAATCGTGTCGTCAATTCCGAGGACGAAATCGTACTCGGTCGCCAACCTGCGCAGCTGAGCAATGTCTGGACATACAAGTAACGGATTGGCTGGGAACTCTACCCAGAGAGCTTGCACCTTTCGACCCTTGGTCCGGCTGTCTTTGAGATAGGCTTCCAGTTCGAAAATGTCCTCATCCGAGCCCAGTCCGAAAAATTTGCTTTCAGGGCCGAATTGTTCCAGTGTTGTGAGCGTATCCATAAACGCCATTCCAAAGAGAACAGATGTGCCTTGGTAACGGTCAAGCATGTACGAGTGGGGCTTGTAGATGGAAGCCATGCCTGACTGATACAAGTAGACATCGTTGGTGGTTACCGCTGGCGGGAGGTTGGGATGCAATGGCATTCGCTTCAGCAAGGACAGGATTCTTTTTCGAAGGGTCTCGTGCGCCTGGCTGTCGAACTGGGCTCTGTTTGCTTCGGTGTCTAGAAGAGAAACTTCTTTGAGCTGATCTAAACAAGCCAGGTTGGCCTCGGCAAATCGAGAGCTGatgccaacaccaacagtgCTCCAGAACCCGGTAACCACTGGGTACTTTTCTGCCGGGAAGATTACGGCTAGGAAACAGTCCTTTGCGGCAAAAGCACGGATCTCAAGTTCTTCAGCTACAAGTGGCTGTTTGGCAATGCCGTCATTGCGCTTGCTCGATGTAGCGTACTCGACACATTGTTTGGCAGACTGAAGCGAGGGGAACAGAAGGCACGCATTGCCAGCAGAGCCAGTGTGTTCCAACACAGCCTTTGAAAGCTAAGCAATATGCATCAGCAAAGTGTCTTCGGGGTTTTTGGCGGCTTACCTGAGAGATGTCACGATGTGGCCGTGTGCGTGGGTACGTGttcttgaacttggcaaCAACAGACGCCGAATCAGCCCCGAATCGCACAGCATTTTCCCACTCTGACCCCATATGAACAGTGACAGCATGGCGAGGGGCTGGTGGAACTGCCTGGCCAAACTCGGTTGTGATTCTGGCGGACATGATGACAGGCTTAGTTGAGTGAAGGGATTACCGGGATAAGAAGCGTGGTTAGAGGTTAGACCTAACAAAGTAAGCAAGAATTCATAGAAGAAGAATATGAGAGATGCGGCGATCAAGTACAACCCACGGTTGTAGGAGAGATGAAGCTTTTAAGAGCTTCTTGCTTGTATTGAGGGTCGTCAATAGTTGTGGGGCTCAAGTGTCATTCAACGCCCTAGCCATGCTGACAAGGCGTTGGATGGCATCGACTGACGACATCTTGACAAAGCCAATATTTGATCTACCAGCgttttatttaaagaagACGGTGGGACTTTCTTGCTTGGGCTCCCTTTAAGCTAAGAAAGCCTTTTACCATGACCAAGTGGACTACCTACGATGGCTTTGCCGAGCAGCGACAAGACTCTCACGGCACACGAGAACCTCCCGCTTCTTCTGGTCCTTTAGGCTCACCAGAATTGCAAGATGAACAAGCTCAACAAAATAAGTATCCATCCGGTTTCAAGTTTGCGGCTATCATAGTTGCCGTCTGTCTTTCCTTCATACTTATGGGCCTAGTAAGTAGAGAGAAGATAGACCTGTCCAAGGAGTGTACTGACATAGAAAACCATCCAGGATAGCAACATAATCGCAACAGCTGTTCCGGCCATAACTCATCAATTCGGCACCATCAAGGACATTGCTTGGTATACTTCCGCCTAGTGAGCAACCATGCCTCCAGAGCTGATTACTAGTTCGCTAACACAGGAATCAACAGTCGACTCATGTCAGGCTCGTTTCAGCTCATGTTCGGAAAGCTTTATACCTTGTTTCCTGCAAAGACCTTGATCCTAGAGAGTCTCTCCATCTTTGTCACGGGGACTTTGCTGTGTGCCCTTGCCCCGAGTTCACCGGTTTTTATCCTTGGGCGAGCCATAACCGGCTTAGCTACCGCCGGTGTCCTCTCAGGAGCCTTTGCGTTCGTCCCGCCCGTTTTAGTATCTACAAAAACTGGACCAGCTGACATGAGAACAAGCATGGTCATTCACATGGCGCCGCTACAAAGGCGATCGACCTATGCCGGAATCGGCGCCGCATCAGAGGCTATGGCCTCCGTCACGGCTCCTCTCTTGTGTGGCCTTCTGACTGACCAGCTgagttggcgatggtgtTTCTTCATTGAGCTACCCCTTATCGCTAGTGTATGCGCCattgtcctcttcttcctcgactcGACTAAGGAAAACCACGTTGATGATCAGAATTTGACGTTGATTCTGCGCAAGCTGGACGTGTTGGGCACAGCCATCTTCGTGCCAGCAATCACATCGTTACTGCTGGCTCTGCAATGGGGAGGAAACAAGTACGAATGGTCTGACTGGCGCGTCATCCTACCCTTGTGCTTTTTCATCGCCTTACTTGCCGCCTTCGTCTGGCACCAAAGTCTTCTTGGTGAACGAGCAACTCTTCCGCCTCGGATCTTGCGACAACGAAGCGCCCTTTTTGGCTTCTCGTTCAGTTGCTGCAACAACGGCTCGTTGAGCGTCGTTGAGTATTACGTATGTGTTACGAGCAAGGGCACACTCGACCGAGACTAACTTAGTCTTAGATGCCTATCTACTTTCAGACTGTGCAAGGACTTTCAGCATCCATGTCGGGTGTAATGGTTCTTCCCTTGGCGGCTGGCCTTGTGGTCTCGGTTCCTCTTGCAGGGTATCTGACTTCCTTGATCGGATATTACAGCCCGTTCATGCTTTTAAACAGCCTCATCACGCCCCCTGCCATCGGCCTGCTAACCAGGCTAGATGCTGGATCAAGGTTATGGAGCCTGATCTTCTACCAAGCCTTGCTGGGGTTCGGAGCTGGCATCGGCTTCCAAGACCCTCAAGTCGCCGTCCAGGCAGTCTTCTCAGACTCGGACTCGCAGATTGCCATTGCTATCATCCAGTTGGCCCAGGCTATTGGCTCGGCCATAGCTGTTGCCGGAGCGCAGACCATCTTCACGTCCAAATTGAGCTCTTACCTATCTAGGTTTGTTTCGGGGCTCGACCTTACTGATCTAGCTAACCAGGGTCTTGCTGTCCCCGAAGATTTGAGCCCTTGGGAGCATCAGCAAGTGGTCTCGAGTTACAGCCATGCGCTCAACGATACGTTTTATCTCCCGGTTATTCATGCTTGTTTGACCCTCATCGGCGCGCTCGGCATTGAATGGCGATCTGTAAAAAAAGagatgaagccatcaagtTAGTTAATTTTACACTCGCTTGTTTGCTGCACTCGCTGTTAGTTCAATGATTTCGTCATGGGAATGTAGTTCTTCCATGCCCATCCGATGCAGTGCTGATGGGCTTTTTTCCATGAGTGACCGCCTACAACCAAGGTTCTCTCTAAGCCCGGATAACGCACAAAGCGAAAAGACCGTCTCGATATCTTATTCTATCCTGATCGGTCAGGGCCTCGCGCCATTGGCTGAACACCAGGTGTGAGTCGCACGAGCAATCTAGGCAAACTAAAGCAGTACTGTAGTCTCGCTCGTGACTTGAGGCTTGTATCACCCTGGGGTCGTGGGTCGATGTTTCTAGTGTGTTGAGTGGCATCTCAGGGTGTTGAATGGCATGTATCAGGACACTTGATGACATCTTATAGCGTCGATCGACTCAGAAGTGTCCTCTTTTTCAGCCCTGGCCTATTCTACAGCTAGTCATAAGGCTTTTTACTTTGCTCAACAGCTCAGTAGACTGCGAAGCGTCAAAGCGATTgggtcatcatcatcatcatcatcaacaaagcGTCAAAACTCGCTAAACCCTACTGGAGCGCTACTATAGAGATAAACTCCATAATGGACTACTCGGGATAATTCAGCCGCAAGTGAAAGGTTGTGAGTGATAACACGGGCTTGACATGCATGGGCGGGGCTTTAGGGCGTTGGATGACACTTCGGGGGCTTAATCTCGTCGAAGATTAATGGGTCCTGTACAAGAGTACTTGGCACTACTTGTAGCTACATGACTCATCTTCCCTTGCTTAGCACGATAGGTGTCGCATATCAAGCCCTGGCCCCACTAGTGCAGCTGCCTGCAGGGCAGCTGCTACTGCCTAGAACAGGCAACGCTTTCATTTGTGTATAAAGAGCTGCACGACTCAGTGCATCTTGTCATTGAGTTCTTGCTCCtcagataattctcatcaattgactggtgccatcaatgatccctgtggagccaattgtctgacaaTAGGCCTAATCTATCGAGTGTTGCCGCGGAGCCGAGCGTTAGCCGCTTAACCATACCCAGGGTGCACTTTAGTAGCTTGAGTGCCGACCGTCTAGTGCCACTCTCGTCTCCTTGTAGGGCGTTGTGTGGCATGTGCCCAGGAGCCATAAGTTGCGAGAGCTCCGACGGACTGCGCGTATAAAGACACCGCTTTGGAACGCTCAGAAATGACGCATACTTTGAGGCAAGGAATCAAACAGAGACGTTTGGGTTTACGACTAAAGTTGTTATCTCCAAGACTCAGGACGCCGAGACCCCCAAACTGCCCTCGACGCCACGAAGTCACAATGGCAACACGCGGACCCGACCCGCCAGGGCGCCTGATCTCGCATTTCGCCAACAGGTTCGGGCTTTAAAGCTTCGACCCACCTATTCGCTAGCTTACACGCACCGCAGGGACAGCAAGCAACAATCATCGGGGTGGTCTGAACTCTGGGATACCGACCAGTCCGACCTGTGGGACCGTGGCAAGCCGTCCCCGGCACTAATCGAATTCGTTGAATCAAAGCCCCCGGCTCTCTCCGATATAAGTCACAAATACCGTCCTAAAGCACTCGTGCCCGTACGTATATAGATCCGAGATTATCTAGTACCTGGCCTGGGCGTACTGATAGCACCCATGTCTATAGGGCTGCGGCAAGGGCTACGACGTTGTAGCTTTGGCCCTGCATGGTTTTGACGCCTATGGACTTGAAGTCTCCGAGAAGGGGGCTTCAACGGCGCGGCAATATGCAAAGTCTGAGTTGGCTGAGCCATCCGAGTACAACTACCACAGCCTAGACACATGGCCAGCATGTGATGCCGGAGACGTCACCATCATTGCAGGtgacttcttcaagaagggcTGGGAGCCTCATGGACACAAAGGCTTCGATCTTATATATGACTATACGGTGCATATCGAAACCAACTTCAAGCAAGCGACAGATAGCTGACTCTTTGGCAGTTCCTCTGTGCGCTACATCCCTCCTTGCGACAAGCATGGGCTCGTAGAATGTACGGGCTCTTATCCCCGGGCGGGGTTCTGATCTGCTTGGAGTTCCCCCTCTACAAGGACTTGACTCTACCGGGACCTCCGTGGGGCCTGAAGGGCGTCTATTGGGAGCTGTTGGCGGCTGGGCGAGATGGCATCATCGACAAGCCAGGCGAGGAAGCCAATACGGACGGCCCGTTTCAAAGAGTTCTCTACTTCAAGCCGCCCATATCCTATGAGAATGGCAAGGGGACCGACATGGTTAGCGTTTGGTCCCCATTACCGTGGCAGTTTCCTGATAGCACAGATGGGTGAGGCCAAGGATGGAGCTTGCTGCGTTTCACGTAAAACTGGGCAATGCAATGAATGAGGCCAGAGATCAAAAACACTTGTCTAGGAGATATGTTAGCATTCCAGTTCAGTGCAGACAAACTGTTGCCATGGTTTCTAGCTTCGTGTATGAGGTTGCTGATCTATCTTGGCGCTCGTTAGCCTGTATAAACTCTCCGTGGCCGCAAACTTTTGTGAACCGAGTTGACCAACGTATCTGCGTATGCACCTTCGAATAATAGAGTACAAAGAATGGGTCATTCTCAGATATGAAAACATCGTTTACTAGTCTCCCTAAGCTTCGCTCGAGCCCTTTCCCCAACCCTCGCCATATGGCTCAAGATCAAACAGGGCATTCTCCAGGTCAAAACCCAGATCGTCATATAGACAGGAGTCTGCGTTATCTACATCTGCTGTCGcagagccggagccggtACATCCCCCCATGTCGCACGCGGACTCAGGAAGCAAGTCGGCCATCTGACTAAACTCGGCGAGGCATTCAGGTGTTTGCCACGACCAAGGCACCGAAGAGAGGAGACCCATTTCGCCGTTGGGTGCAGCCCCGAACAGGTCCAGAGGAATACTGCTAGAATCTGATATAGCAGCTTGCCTCATTCGTTCGGGCGTAAAGGGTGTGAGGCTGCATTGTGTGACCGAAAGGTCCTGGGAACTGAGTCCTGTCCGGCCCGCTAGATCCGACGGGCATGCGCTTAGGAGCGGGCAAGAATTCATGACTGAATCATCTGCTAGGCCATAACCCATCTTGAACATTCGGAGCCAGTCTGGGTTGTCCGCGGGCGTTTGGTTCCAAggatcgtcatcatcgaagAGGACGAGCCGTGCCTGTCTTCGCAAGGATTCGTCTGAAACGTCCCCTTGACTTGCACGCTGTGAGGTGACAAACTCGCCCAGTCTAGCCGTCAGCAGCTCGAACGAGGTTGGAGGACATGGTCGGTCCGGCGTCGAGACACGAGCTGCTTGGGCATTCTTGGTAGCGCTGAACGGCTCGAGGTCGCGAGACTGCTGCCCGATCAGGTACGGCGGTATGGCATTCTGGACGAGCAAGGCTACGGCGGGATCTAGACCTCGGCAGCCGCTCCAGTCCTTCATCAATGCCCCCGAGCGAAAGTGGTCTGCTAGATGATCATTGCGATCCGCCCACAGTTGAAATGTATCCCCGCAGAAGCCACAACGGGCGTTTACCTTCTTGATTTCTATCTTCCAAGCATCCATGGTTCGCGTTGGCACTTTGTTAACCCGATGCACGCCGCGAAGATGTTGACGCAGATGATCCTTGCGATAGAAGGTTCGGGTACCCAGGGGCTTGGAAACGCATTGCTGGATATTATGCTCCTCGAGATGTGACTCGTCAGGGTCCTTCTGGCCGCACAGGGCACATTGTATCCCGTCGGACTCATCAGAGAGTCGCGGACCGAAGGGAAGGCAGGTCCATCTCTCCAGCACGAGGTGAAGGGCTCCCTCATGCCGAGTCCAGTCGTATCTCGACTTGAACGTGTCGGTGCAGAAGGTGCATTGATATATCCGGCCAATATTGTCGGTTCTACGGCATACTTTGGCCGCTTGTCTGGCCTGTCGTTTCTGCCGTCGACGGGTTGGGCGATGACGGAGGCCGTGGACTGAACCCCAACTCCCCGAGCTGGCGATAGAACCGGCGGTGTGACTGAAGCTCGATGACGCGCTGGAGCTAGCAGACTGGCTGTGAGACGAGGTAAATTGAAGCGAGTTGCTACCCTCACTCCATCCACCCGGCCTAGATCCGAAGTCGTCCGATACCAAACTATCAGCTACTGCCTCGGTGATAGCGTTCCAGGAGCCAGGCTCGTCTTCAGGGGGGGAATGACGCCACCGATCCAATGGTGACATTGTCTCCCAAGCACCAGGTAAAGGTGCAGTCGAATTTATCGGGAGAGGTTGTGAGAGCAACGTCTCAAGACTTGCCGGGGCAGAAACCTCGGGCTTGTCGCCCCGCCGGCGACGAGCGTTGACGAACCAGTATGATACTTGGCGGACACTTAGACCCGCGCGATGGGCCaagtctttcttttcttcttccgtCGGATAGGGATGCGACGTATGTGACGCAAACCAGTCCTTGAGGATCTTTGTCGAACGCTTTTGATGACGAATGACTTTCGGCCGTGAACTTGCCGCCGATGCCTCATCCGTCGAAGCACCCCGCGATGACATGGTGGATATCGGCTTCTCTAATGGTGTATTTCCTTCCGCGTCGAGGGGATGGTTGCCAGGAGCGTTGGTATTCAATCACCATGGACCAGACTCTATCCGTGGTTGTTGCCGCCGTGGCTCGTTGAGGCAGTCTAAGAACCTACAGTGAACGATCAGGTGGGTCGGGTCACGTGCACTAGCCCATCCAATCAACACGAGGCGATCTTAGGTACTTTAGGTAGACATGACGGCGCCATCTAGGTGCACAAGTCTGTACAGTCACAGGCCGGGAGCCCATAGGTTCGCGGTACCCGCGAATTTAAAATTTCGCGGGTACCGCGAAAATGACCAAGCACAGtgtatataagctaagttaCTAGCGATCTCTCTTTTTTCACACTGTTTTCTCTCATGAGACTGGTTGCATGGTACTGCTTTACAAGTGTCTCAATCCGATACAAGACATCAGGCTCCTTTCACTCCGTCACTTCTTTTTGCTTCTTCGGATGCCCTTTTGCCataatttctatttttaatCCGGACATTTCCAGCATCTCTTCAACCAATACTCTACAACGCAATTTAACCCCTTTGCAATACGGCGATTTTAGCTTTTGAAAGGCAGCAACTCCTGGAACCCCCACATCAGATCGATTACTCATTGCCAGTTCCAAAATTGGCTAGTAAAGCAGCAAGGGTATAAGCTACTGTCTCCGAGATGGCTATCGCTGGATAAGATACTTCTACCTATATCATGGTTGGGACTTACTATCTCTTTGAGTGCGCGAAGGCTCCCAACGCGTACCGGACAGGGGTTTGATCCAATCAAAATGGAGCTTACGAGAGGTACTTCTTTTCCCACCTAAATTCTATGGTGATATAAGTCAAAGCAGTACGATGAGTTACATAGTGCAACATTGCAAAGCTCACAGCCGTACC encodes the following:
- a CDS encoding Homeobox and c2h2 transcription, with amino-acid sequence MSSRGASTDEASAASSRPKVIRHQKRSTKILKDWFASHTSHPYPTEEEKKDLAHRAGLSVRQVSYWFVNARRRRGDKPEVSAPASLETLLSQPLPINSTAPLPGAWETMSPLDRWRHSPPEDEPGSWNAITEAVADSLVSDDFGSRPGGWSEGSNSLQFTSSHSQSASSSASSSFSHTAGSIASSGSWGSVHGLRHRPTRRRQKRQARQAAKVCRRTDNIGRIYQCTFCTDTFKSRYDWTRHEGALHLVLERWTCLPFGPRLSDESDGIQCALCGQKDPDESHLEEHNIQQCVSKPLGTRTFYRKDHLRQHLRGVHRVNKVPTRTMDAWKIEIKKVNARCGFCGDTFQLWADRNDHLADHFRSGALMKDWSGCRGLDPAVALLVQNAIPPYLIGQQSRDLEPFSATKNAQAARVSTPDRPCPPTSFELLTARLGEFVTSQRASQGDVSDESLRRQARLVLFDDDDPWNQTPADNPDWLRMFKMGYGLADDSVMNSCPLLSACPSDLAGRTGLSSQDLSVTQCSLTPFTPERMRQAAISDSSSIPLDLFGAAPNGEMGLLSSVPWSWQTPECLAEFSQMADLLPESACDMGGCTGSGSATADVDNADSCLYDDLGFDLENALFDLEPYGEGWGKGSSEA